One Dehalococcoidia bacterium genomic window, AAAGGTGCTTCAGGCACAGCCTCGGGAGGACGGGGCACGGGCGCGGGAGCAGGCGGGGGCGGCGGGGGCGGTGGGGGCGCTTCCGCCAAGGCCGGCTCTGGCGCCTGGGCCTGCTGGGTCTCGTACTCGGTAAGGCTGATGATCTCGATGTGCCACCCCGTCAGACGGGCCGCCAAGCGGGCGTTCTGGCCATCCTTGCCGATGGCCAGGGACAGCTGCTTGTCGGGGACGACCACTGTGGCCCGCTTGGTGCCCTCCCGTGTGAGCACCTTGATCACCTGTGCGGGGCTCAGGGCATTGGCGATGAAAACGGCGGGGTCCCGGTGCCACTGGATAACATCCACCTTTTCGCCCTGCAGCTCCTTCATGATGCTCTGGATGCGGAAGCCCTTGAGGCCCACGCAGGTGCCCACGGGGTCGATGCGCTCCTGCCGTGCCACCACCGCCACCTTGGAGCGCGAGCCCGGTTCCCGGGCAATGGCGCGGATCTCCACTGTCCCGTTGGCGATTTCGGGGATGTCGCGCTCAAAGAGGCGCTTCAGCAGGCCGGGATGGGCACGGGACACGATGAGGTCGTAGCCTCTATTGCCCTTCTCCGGCCCGCCTGCTTTGAGCAAGTAGACCTGAAGGGTCTGGCCGGGGTAGTACCGCTCCGTGGGCACCTGCTCCTCTTTGGGGAGCAGGGCTTCCACGGAGGTATCCACCCGCAGGATCCAGTTTCCCCCCTCCTCCCGTTCCACACGGGCGGGGAGGATTTCGCCCACTTTGCTGGCGAACTGGGCGACGATTTGCTCCCGTTCGGCGTCCCGCAGGCGCTGAAGGAGTACCTGCTTGAAGGTCTGGGCGGGGATGCGCCCCGGCGAGACGGCCTGGGTCTCTATCTCCAGTACATCCCCCACTTTGGCGGCGGGATTGCGGCTGCGCGCCTCAAGGAGGGAGATTTCCTTCTTGGAGTCGGTAACTTTCTCCACGACGGTCTGCTGGGTGTAGACCTTCACATCCCCGGTGAGGGGGTTGAGGCGCACGGTGATGTTGCGCCCCTCCACAGCGGGGTCTTTGCGGAAGGCCGCGACGAGGGCTGCCTCGATGGCGGCAATGACCTTCTCCCTCGGCAGGTTGCGTTCTGCCGAGAGTTGGGTAACGGCCAGCAGGAAGTCGCTTTTCATGCTCCCACCCTCACGCGGCGCCCGCGGTAACAAAAGAGTGGGTTTCAGCCCACTCCTTCCCACCCTATACTATACCA contains:
- the nusA gene encoding transcription termination factor NusA — encoded protein: MKSDFLLAVTQLSAERNLPREKVIAAIEAALVAAFRKDPAVEGRNITVRLNPLTGDVKVYTQQTVVEKVTDSKKEISLLEARSRNPAAKVGDVLEIETQAVSPGRIPAQTFKQVLLQRLRDAEREQIVAQFASKVGEILPARVEREEGGNWILRVDTSVEALLPKEEQVPTERYYPGQTLQVYLLKAGGPEKGNRGYDLIVSRAHPGLLKRLFERDIPEIANGTVEIRAIAREPGSRSKVAVVARQERIDPVGTCVGLKGFRIQSIMKELQGEKVDVIQWHRDPAVFIANALSPAQVIKVLTREGTKRATVVVPDKQLSLAIGKDGQNARLAARLTGWHIEIISLTEYETQQAQAPEPALAEAPPPPPPPPPAPAPVPRPPEAVPEAPLPTPEVPLPAAAQAPQPPAPAPVPTPAHEEVAPEQPKEDIWSLARISLQPSGIRFAEDVLPKREVEREVRGKERKGKKGKRIRFTEEMDEDLEGL